Proteins encoded within one genomic window of Rossellomorea vietnamensis:
- the plsX gene encoding phosphate acyltransferase PlsX, producing MKLAVDAMGGDHAPKEIVLGVKRALREFNDIEVLLYGDEKQIKQYITPEDRLTIVHTDEMIEGTDEPVRAVKRKKNASMVLMAQAVKNGEADACISAGNTGALMTAGLFIVGRIDGIERPALAPTLPTLDGKGFLMLDLGANVDAKPEHLAQYAVMGSIYSEKVRGINHPRVGLLNIGTEDKKGNELTKKTFQLLKELPINFVGNVESRDLLDGPADVVVTDGFTGNMVLKTIEGTALSVFSMLKKTFTSSTKNKLAAGLVKNDLKQLKNMLDYTEYGGAGLFGLKAPVIKAHGSSNEVALYNAMRQAREMVKHDVSNTIKDAIKGSVE from the coding sequence ATGAAATTAGCCGTTGATGCAATGGGCGGAGACCACGCCCCGAAAGAAATCGTTCTTGGAGTGAAGCGGGCATTACGTGAATTCAATGATATCGAAGTGCTTTTATACGGAGATGAAAAGCAGATCAAACAGTATATCACCCCGGAAGATCGCCTGACCATCGTCCACACCGATGAAATGATCGAAGGGACGGATGAGCCTGTCAGAGCGGTGAAACGAAAGAAGAATGCTTCGATGGTACTGATGGCCCAAGCCGTGAAAAATGGGGAAGCCGATGCCTGTATTTCAGCAGGAAATACGGGGGCACTAATGACGGCGGGATTATTCATTGTAGGGAGAATTGACGGGATTGAGCGGCCTGCATTGGCACCCACCCTTCCGACCCTTGATGGCAAAGGATTCCTCATGCTTGACCTTGGGGCGAATGTCGATGCGAAGCCCGAGCATCTTGCACAATACGCAGTCATGGGAAGCATTTATTCCGAGAAAGTGAGAGGGATCAATCACCCACGTGTGGGCTTATTGAACATCGGAACGGAAGATAAAAAGGGAAATGAATTAACAAAGAAAACCTTCCAGTTATTAAAGGAACTCCCTATCAATTTTGTAGGGAATGTGGAATCCAGAGACCTGCTGGACGGGCCGGCCGATGTTGTCGTGACGGATGGGTTTACCGGGAATATGGTACTGAAGACCATTGAGGGGACTGCCCTGTCAGTCTTCTCCATGTTGAAAAAAACGTTCACGTCTTCAACGAAAAACAAACTTGCAGCAGGACTTGTGAAAAATGACCTGAAGCAATTAAAGAATATGCTCGATTATACAGAGTACGGCGGGGCCGGCCTGTTCGGCCTGAAGGCACCGGTCATCAAAGCTCATGGTTCATCCAATGAAGTGGCTCTGTATAATGCCATGAGACAAGCAAGGGAAATGGTGAAGCACGACGTTTCCAATACGATAAAAGATGCTATTAAGGGGAGTGTGGAATAA
- the fapR gene encoding transcription factor FapR, with protein MRLSKKERQGNLTDTIKVNPFITDEELAERFRVSVQTIRLDRMELSIPELRERIKYVAEKSFEDEVKSLPIEEIIGEIIDIELDQSAISIFDVKREHVFIRNGIARGHHLFAQANSLAVAVINDDLALTAKSNIRFTRPVKEGDRVVAKAKVIHMKDQKDRTTVEVQSLVGGELVFTGEFEMYRSKKSVEDEE; from the coding sequence TTGAGACTTTCGAAAAAAGAAAGACAGGGAAACCTTACTGACACAATCAAAGTGAATCCTTTTATAACAGACGAAGAATTGGCTGAACGGTTTCGTGTAAGCGTCCAGACAATCCGGTTGGACCGAATGGAATTGTCGATCCCTGAGCTTCGTGAACGAATTAAGTACGTTGCAGAGAAATCGTTTGAAGACGAAGTGAAGTCGTTGCCTATTGAAGAGATTATCGGAGAAATTATTGATATAGAGCTGGATCAAAGTGCGATATCCATTTTTGATGTGAAGCGGGAGCATGTGTTCATCAGGAATGGGATTGCGAGGGGGCACCACTTGTTTGCACAGGCAAATTCCCTTGCAGTCGCTGTCATAAATGACGACTTGGCATTAACCGCGAAGTCGAACATCCGTTTTACCCGACCCGTAAAGGAAGGGGACCGGGTGGTCGCGAAAGCGAAAGTGATACATATGAAAGATCAAAAAGACCGAACAACGGTAGAAGTTCAAAGTTTAGTCGGTGGTGAGCTCGTGTTTACCGGTGAATTTGAAATGTATCGCTCTAAAAAATCTGTAGAGGATGAAGAGTAG
- the recG gene encoding ATP-dependent DNA helicase RecG — translation MKTRNEGLTIQNIKGIGEETALQLNAMGIHSVLDLLEYLPYRYEDYRLRDLEEVAHDERVTVEGKVHSEPALMFYGRKKSRLTMRILVGRNLVQAVFFNQPYLKKKINLHDTVTVTGKWDKNRQIITAQYFQSGPHDKQGDFEPVYSLKGSVKNNTLRKFIKKAFNDYGHLIHENLPVHLMEKYKLSSRKDALYHLHFPDSTEDMKQARRRFVYEEFLLFQLKMQALRKFEREHSSGMSQQYDLEKVKSFIDSLPFPLTDAQKRVVNEISADMKSPYRMNRLLQGDVGSGKTVVSAIALYSSVTAGYQGALMVPTEILAEQHANSLSELLGTMGLSVALLTSSVKGKKRRLLLDKLKEGEIDILIGTHALIQDEVEFKHLGLVVTDEQHRFGVNQRRVLREKGESPDVLFMTATPIPRTLAITVFGEMDVSIIDQMPAGRKSIETYWAKADMLSRVLSFMDKELDQGRQAYVICPLIEESDKLDVQNAIDVYNQLVHYFEGRYKVGLMHGRLHPEDKDGVMREFSANHLQVLVSTTVVEVGVNVPNATFMLIYDAERFGLSQLHQLRGRVGRGEHQSYCILLAEPKTEVGKERMKIMTETNDGFVLSEKDLELRGPGDFFGRKQSGLPEFKVADMVHDYRALEVARDDAQALIASSQFWSDPEFEPLREYLSGSGILEGEKLD, via the coding sequence GTGAAGACTCGTAATGAAGGACTGACAATCCAGAACATTAAGGGGATTGGTGAAGAAACAGCTTTACAGCTGAATGCAATGGGGATACATTCCGTTCTGGATCTGTTAGAATACCTGCCTTACCGCTATGAGGATTACCGGCTTAGGGACCTGGAAGAAGTAGCTCATGATGAACGCGTCACGGTCGAGGGGAAAGTTCATTCGGAACCAGCACTGATGTTTTATGGGAGAAAGAAATCACGTTTGACCATGCGGATTCTCGTAGGGAGGAATCTGGTTCAAGCCGTGTTTTTTAATCAGCCTTACTTAAAAAAGAAGATCAATCTTCATGATACGGTGACGGTGACTGGAAAATGGGATAAAAACAGGCAAATCATTACGGCCCAATATTTTCAATCGGGCCCTCATGATAAACAGGGGGATTTTGAACCTGTATATTCCTTGAAAGGCTCAGTGAAAAACAATACACTCAGGAAATTCATCAAGAAGGCTTTTAATGATTACGGTCATCTGATCCATGAGAATCTCCCGGTCCATTTAATGGAAAAGTATAAGCTTTCAAGTCGGAAAGATGCCCTGTATCATCTTCACTTTCCTGATTCCACCGAAGATATGAAGCAGGCAAGAAGGCGGTTTGTTTATGAAGAATTCCTGTTGTTTCAGTTGAAGATGCAGGCACTGAGAAAGTTCGAAAGGGAACATTCAAGCGGCATGTCTCAACAATATGATTTGGAGAAAGTCAAATCATTCATTGATTCTTTACCATTTCCGTTGACTGATGCGCAAAAACGGGTCGTGAATGAGATTTCAGCAGATATGAAATCTCCGTATCGCATGAATCGACTTCTTCAAGGGGATGTGGGTTCCGGTAAGACGGTCGTTTCCGCCATTGCGCTGTATTCAAGTGTAACAGCGGGTTATCAGGGAGCATTAATGGTCCCGACAGAAATACTTGCAGAGCAGCATGCGAATTCCCTCAGCGAACTGCTGGGGACGATGGGGCTTTCCGTTGCCCTTTTAACCAGCTCTGTAAAAGGGAAGAAGCGTCGTCTTTTACTGGATAAATTGAAAGAGGGCGAGATTGATATTCTCATTGGTACCCATGCCCTCATACAGGATGAAGTCGAATTCAAGCATCTGGGCCTCGTGGTCACCGATGAACAGCACAGGTTTGGTGTCAATCAAAGAAGGGTCCTCAGGGAAAAAGGGGAAAGTCCTGATGTATTATTCATGACAGCGACTCCGATTCCGAGAACACTTGCCATCACCGTATTTGGTGAGATGGATGTGAGTATCATCGATCAGATGCCTGCCGGAAGGAAGTCGATAGAAACCTATTGGGCGAAAGCGGATATGCTATCCAGGGTCCTTTCGTTTATGGATAAGGAGTTAGACCAGGGACGCCAGGCTTATGTGATTTGTCCATTGATCGAGGAGTCTGACAAACTGGATGTGCAAAATGCCATCGATGTCTACAATCAATTGGTTCACTATTTTGAAGGACGTTACAAAGTCGGTCTGATGCACGGGAGACTTCATCCCGAGGATAAGGATGGAGTCATGAGGGAATTCAGTGCCAACCACCTTCAAGTGCTTGTTTCCACCACGGTGGTCGAGGTCGGTGTGAACGTGCCCAATGCTACCTTCATGCTCATCTATGATGCTGAACGATTCGGGTTGAGTCAGCTTCATCAACTGAGAGGAAGGGTAGGGCGTGGGGAACATCAATCGTACTGTATCCTCCTTGCGGAACCGAAGACCGAAGTCGGGAAAGAGCGTATGAAAATCATGACAGAAACGAATGATGGTTTTGTCCTTAGTGAAAAAGATCTCGAACTGAGGGGTCCAGGTGACTTTTTCGGCAGAAAGCAGAGTGGGCTCCCGGAGTTTAAGGTTGCAGACATGGTGCACGACTACCGTGCGCTGGAAGTAGCAAGGGACGATGCTCAAGCGTTGATCGCATCCTCTCAATTCTGGAGTGATCCAGAGTTTGAACCGCTCAGGGAGTATTTATCCGGGTCGGGAATATTAGAGGGTGAGAAGCTGGACTAG
- the sdaAA gene encoding L-serine ammonia-lyase, iron-sulfur-dependent, subunit alpha — translation MFRNVAELVELAESQNKKISDIMIEQEIEFTGKTFEQVYSQMEKNLEVMEQAVARGLEGVKSHSGLTGGDAVLLQKYIDSGRSLCGDTILDAVSKAVATNEVNAAMGTICATPTAGSAGVVPGTLFAVKNKLNPTKDEMIRFLFASGAFGFVVANNASISGAAGGCQAEVGSASGMAAAAIVEMAGGTPGQSAEAMAITLKNMLGLVCDPVAGLVEVPCVKRNAMGAANAMVAADMALAGITSRIPCDEVIDAMYKIGQTMPVALRETAQGGLAATPTGRELEAKIFGVSLNKREDS, via the coding sequence ATGTTTCGAAATGTTGCAGAATTGGTTGAACTTGCAGAAAGTCAGAACAAGAAAATTTCTGACATTATGATCGAACAGGAAATCGAGTTTACGGGAAAGACATTTGAACAGGTTTATAGTCAGATGGAGAAAAACCTGGAAGTGATGGAGCAGGCAGTAGCCAGGGGTCTCGAAGGGGTCAAGTCCCATTCAGGACTTACTGGCGGCGATGCCGTGTTATTACAGAAATACATTGATTCAGGTCGTTCCCTGTGTGGTGATACGATTTTGGATGCGGTGAGTAAAGCAGTGGCAACGAACGAAGTGAATGCAGCGATGGGAACGATTTGTGCTACTCCTACTGCAGGATCTGCCGGAGTGGTTCCCGGAACACTGTTTGCTGTTAAGAATAAGTTGAATCCGACTAAAGATGAGATGATACGCTTTTTATTTGCATCCGGTGCCTTTGGTTTCGTGGTGGCGAATAACGCTTCCATCTCAGGTGCGGCTGGCGGCTGTCAGGCTGAAGTGGGATCCGCAAGCGGGATGGCCGCTGCTGCCATCGTGGAGATGGCCGGTGGGACCCCTGGTCAATCAGCAGAAGCCATGGCGATCACATTAAAGAACATGCTGGGTCTGGTATGTGATCCTGTTGCGGGACTGGTGGAAGTGCCTTGTGTGAAACGAAATGCGATGGGAGCTGCCAATGCCATGGTTGCGGCGGATATGGCTCTTGCAGGTATTACGAGCCGTATTCCGTGTGATGAAGTGATCGATGCCATGTACAAAATCGGTCAAACCATGCCGGTTGCGCTTCGTGAAACGGCTCAAGGGGGACTGGCGGCTACGCCGACAGGAAGAGAGCTTGAAGCGAAAATCTTTGGGGTTTCCCTGAATAAACGTGAAGACTCGTAA
- the sdaAB gene encoding L-serine ammonia-lyase, iron-sulfur-dependent subunit beta — MKYKSVFDIIGPVMIGPSSSHTAGAARIGRIARNLFRREPKWATISFYGSFAKTYKGHGTDVAIVGGILDYDTYDERIIESINVAKKKGIKIKFQEEDAITDHPNTARIRMGDDQGEIELVGISIGGGKVEIIELNGFELKLSGHHPAILVVHDDRFGAIASVSNVIAKHQLNIGHMDVSRKEKGQMALMTIEVDQPIDEAVIIELTSLPNITQVTRISD, encoded by the coding sequence ATGAAATACAAAAGTGTATTTGATATTATCGGTCCTGTGATGATTGGGCCATCCAGTTCTCATACGGCTGGTGCTGCCAGAATAGGAAGAATAGCGAGAAACCTGTTTCGCCGGGAACCCAAATGGGCGACGATCTCCTTTTATGGGTCGTTTGCAAAAACATATAAGGGCCATGGAACAGACGTAGCCATTGTAGGCGGTATCCTTGATTATGATACATATGATGAACGAATTATCGAATCGATCAATGTAGCTAAGAAAAAAGGGATAAAGATCAAATTTCAAGAAGAAGATGCCATCACGGATCATCCGAATACAGCCCGCATCCGTATGGGAGATGATCAAGGTGAAATCGAATTGGTCGGTATTTCGATTGGTGGAGGGAAAGTTGAAATCATTGAACTTAACGGCTTCGAACTTAAACTCTCTGGCCATCATCCCGCCATACTTGTCGTCCATGATGACCGGTTCGGAGCGATTGCATCGGTCTCCAACGTCATTGCCAAGCATCAACTGAACATCGGGCATATGGATGTATCCCGGAAAGAAAAAGGTCAAATGGCGTTGATGACCATCGAGGTCGATCAACCGATAGATGAAGCGGTGATAATCGAATTGACATCACTGCCGAACATTACACAAGTAACACGGATTTCCGATTAA
- a CDS encoding DAK2 domain-containing protein, whose protein sequence is MSITSLEGKRFAQMVIQGATKLSANAQLVDALNVFPVPDGDTGTNMNLSMTSGAKEVQNHIQDHIGNVATALSKGLLMGARGNSGVILSQLFRGFGKAIEGKESLSGAEFANALQTGVETAYKAVMKPVEGTILTVAKDAARKGVSVAETESDFVKLMQAIVDEAQASLNRTPDLLPVLKEVGVVDSGGQGLLFVYEGFLAELKGEKVSDQASLPSMNDLVSAEHHKAAQDFMSTEDIEFGYCTEFMVRFENDKQSFVEEDFRQDLSKFGDSLLVISDDELAKVHIHSEQPGDVLTYGHQYGSLINIKIENMRQQHSSIVGESKPAVAEAPTPVKEVDFAIVTVSMGEGIAELFKSIGATSVIEGGQTMNPSTEDIVKAVEEVNAKKVIIMPNNKNIIMAAEQAAEVLEMEVAVVPTKTVPQGMAALLAFNPSASVEDNKQLMTEASKQVKTGQVTFAVRDTSIDGVSISKDDFMGIEEGKIVVSDSDRQKSAQTLLETMLDADSEILTILYGEDVTEEDVESLREYVEQHYEDVEVEVHNGKQPLYSYIFSVE, encoded by the coding sequence GTGTCGATTACATCTTTGGAAGGAAAACGTTTTGCCCAGATGGTGATACAAGGTGCCACCAAATTATCTGCCAATGCGCAGCTGGTTGACGCGCTGAACGTTTTTCCTGTTCCTGATGGTGATACTGGAACAAATATGAATTTATCAATGACTTCCGGTGCAAAGGAAGTTCAAAACCATATTCAAGATCATATTGGAAATGTGGCTACTGCCCTTTCAAAAGGGTTGTTAATGGGGGCAAGAGGTAACTCAGGTGTTATCTTATCCCAATTGTTTAGAGGCTTTGGTAAGGCGATTGAAGGGAAAGAATCCTTATCCGGTGCAGAGTTTGCCAATGCACTTCAAACAGGTGTGGAAACGGCTTATAAAGCGGTGATGAAACCTGTGGAAGGAACGATTCTAACAGTTGCGAAAGATGCTGCGAGAAAAGGTGTTTCTGTAGCTGAGACTGAAAGTGATTTCGTAAAGCTTATGCAGGCAATTGTCGACGAAGCGCAGGCTTCATTGAATCGTACACCTGATTTACTTCCTGTATTGAAGGAAGTGGGAGTAGTCGATAGTGGCGGTCAGGGACTTCTGTTCGTGTATGAAGGGTTCCTTGCAGAACTAAAAGGGGAAAAGGTTTCCGATCAGGCGTCACTGCCATCCATGAATGATCTTGTTAGTGCAGAGCATCATAAGGCGGCACAGGATTTCATGAGTACAGAAGATATTGAATTTGGATATTGTACAGAATTCATGGTCCGATTCGAAAATGATAAACAGTCATTTGTAGAAGAAGACTTTCGCCAGGATTTAAGCAAGTTCGGTGATTCATTGCTTGTCATCAGTGACGATGAATTAGCCAAAGTACATATCCACTCCGAACAGCCGGGGGATGTATTGACGTATGGACATCAATACGGAAGTCTCATCAATATTAAAATTGAAAACATGAGACAGCAGCACAGCAGCATTGTAGGAGAATCCAAGCCTGCTGTAGCAGAAGCCCCGACTCCGGTCAAGGAAGTCGACTTTGCCATCGTGACTGTATCTATGGGTGAAGGGATTGCCGAATTATTTAAGAGCATCGGCGCAACTTCTGTGATCGAAGGCGGTCAGACGATGAATCCGAGTACGGAGGATATCGTGAAAGCTGTAGAAGAAGTGAATGCGAAGAAAGTCATCATCATGCCGAATAATAAGAACATCATCATGGCTGCCGAACAAGCAGCTGAGGTTCTTGAAATGGAAGTAGCCGTTGTCCCGACGAAGACCGTACCGCAGGGAATGGCTGCGTTACTTGCCTTTAATCCATCAGCTTCTGTTGAAGACAATAAGCAGTTGATGACCGAGGCGTCGAAACAGGTGAAAACGGGTCAAGTCACATTTGCTGTGAGAGATACGTCCATCGATGGCGTTTCGATTTCAAAAGATGACTTTATGGGAATTGAAGAAGGCAAGATTGTCGTTTCGGATTCCGACCGTCAAAAGTCTGCTCAAACTCTGTTGGAGACAATGCTTGATGCTGACTCTGAGATCTTGACGATTCTATACGGTGAAGATGTGACCGAAGAGGATGTTGAGTCACTCAGAGAGTATGTGGAACAACACTATGAAGATGTAGAAGTGGAAGTTCATAATGGTAAACAACCACTTTACTCCTATATATTCTCAGTTGAATAA
- a CDS encoding Asp23/Gls24 family envelope stress response protein, whose amino-acid sequence MSIELKTQYGQIDITNDVIAMIAGGAAVDCYGIVGMASKNQIKDGFTDILRKENFTRGVIVRQDEEEVHIDMYIIVSYGTKISEIAHNVQSKVKYTLDKTVGLAVDSVNIFVQGVRVTNP is encoded by the coding sequence ATGTCCATCGAATTGAAAACGCAGTACGGACAAATTGATATTACGAATGATGTCATTGCAATGATTGCTGGAGGTGCAGCGGTGGATTGCTACGGAATTGTTGGAATGGCTTCAAAGAACCAAATTAAAGACGGTTTCACAGATATCTTGCGTAAAGAGAATTTCACTCGCGGAGTGATTGTTCGTCAAGATGAAGAGGAAGTACATATTGATATGTATATTATTGTGAGTTATGGTACAAAAATTTCTGAGATTGCCCATAATGTACAATCCAAGGTTAAATATACTCTTGATAAGACCGTCGGCTTGGCGGTAGATTCAGTAAATATTTTTGTGCAGGGGGTTCGTGTCACGAACCCGTAG
- the rpmB gene encoding 50S ribosomal protein L28: MAKQCVVTGRKASSGNARSHAMNANKRTWGANLQKVRILVDGKPKKVWVSARALKSGKVERV; encoded by the coding sequence ATGGCAAAACAATGCGTAGTAACAGGCCGTAAAGCCAGCTCAGGTAACGCTCGCTCTCACGCAATGAATGCGAACAAGCGTACTTGGGGTGCAAACCTGCAAAAAGTTCGAATTCTTGTGGACGGAAAGCCTAAGAAAGTATGGGTTTCTGCAAGAGCGTTGAAATCTGGTAAAGTAGAACGCGTATAA
- the spoVM gene encoding stage V sporulation protein SpoVM: MRFYTIKLPKFLGGLVRAMLGTFKKE, translated from the coding sequence ATGCGCTTTTATACAATTAAATTACCGAAATTCTTGGGTGGACTTGTGAGGGCGATGTTAGGAACGTTTAAAAAAGAATAA
- a CDS encoding thiamine diphosphokinase, whose product MEINIVAGGPDRYIPELNKYCSDEVKWVGVDRGVYTLLEQKIAPHIAFGDFDSVNMEEWELIQQKVREVNRYQPEKDETDLELAMNWAIDQKPAKISIFGATGGRLDHFMGNLQLLMTPKLLEARIKVEMIDVQNQLSLAEPGEHNVEKSPELQYISFVPVTENVDGITLTGFKYPLKNRNISRGSTLCISNELIQSSGTFSFSNGILMVIRSSD is encoded by the coding sequence ATGGAAATCAATATCGTTGCCGGCGGACCGGATCGATACATACCGGAATTGAACAAATACTGCAGTGATGAAGTCAAATGGGTTGGCGTGGACCGCGGTGTTTATACCTTGTTGGAACAAAAGATCGCTCCCCATATTGCATTCGGGGATTTTGACTCAGTGAACATGGAAGAGTGGGAACTGATCCAGCAAAAAGTCCGGGAAGTCAATCGCTATCAGCCGGAAAAGGACGAGACGGACCTGGAGCTTGCCATGAACTGGGCGATCGATCAGAAACCTGCTAAAATTTCCATCTTCGGTGCCACAGGGGGACGGCTTGATCACTTCATGGGTAACCTGCAGTTATTAATGACTCCTAAACTTTTAGAAGCACGCATCAAAGTGGAAATGATCGACGTGCAAAATCAATTATCCCTTGCCGAACCCGGGGAGCATAACGTTGAAAAAAGCCCGGAATTACAGTATATTTCCTTTGTTCCCGTCACCGAAAATGTCGATGGGATCACCCTCACCGGCTTTAAATATCCATTAAAAAATCGGAATATTTCAAGAGGATCCACACTATGTATTAGTAATGAACTTATACAATCATCTGGTACTTTTTCCTTTTCAAATGGCATATTAATGGTGATAAGAAGCAGTGATTAA
- the rpe gene encoding ribulose-phosphate 3-epimerase: MKIAPSILSANFAELGNEIKDVEKGGADYIHVDVMDGHFVPNITLGPMIVKAIRPLTALPLDVHLMIENPSQYIEAFADAGADYITVHVEADPHLHRTIQMIKSKGVKAGVVLNPGTPAELIRPVLQDVDMVLLMTVNPGFGGQSFIPSVVPKIKQIREWANEVNPSLEIEVDGGINPETAAVCAEAGADVFVAGSAIYNKSDRGAAIEELKKSLV; the protein is encoded by the coding sequence ATGAAAATCGCACCATCCATTCTTTCTGCCAATTTTGCAGAGCTGGGCAATGAAATTAAAGATGTTGAAAAAGGGGGAGCGGACTATATCCATGTAGACGTCATGGATGGTCACTTCGTACCGAATATTACGCTCGGGCCTATGATCGTAAAAGCGATCCGTCCACTAACAGCGTTACCTTTGGACGTGCATCTCATGATTGAAAACCCAAGTCAATACATCGAAGCTTTTGCCGATGCGGGAGCGGACTATATTACCGTCCATGTAGAAGCGGACCCTCATCTGCATAGAACGATCCAAATGATCAAAAGCAAAGGAGTCAAGGCGGGTGTCGTCCTGAATCCAGGTACTCCTGCAGAATTGATCAGACCTGTCTTGCAAGATGTAGACATGGTCCTCTTGATGACCGTGAACCCTGGATTCGGCGGGCAATCATTCATCCCGTCGGTCGTACCGAAAATCAAGCAGATCCGTGAATGGGCAAATGAAGTCAATCCTTCACTCGAAATCGAAGTGGACGGTGGCATCAATCCTGAAACGGCTGCCGTTTGTGCCGAAGCGGGTGCAGACGTATTTGTAGCTGGATCTGCCATCTACAATAAGAGTGACAGAGGGGCAGCAATCGAAGAGTTGAAGAAATCTCTCGTATAA